In the genome of Bosea sp. ANAM02, the window AGCTTATTGAAGCATCGCTCGATCGTATTGCGAACTTTGTAGGCCTCGAAGTCGTAAGGGATGGACTGCTTACGTGTCGGATTGCAGGGGATGACGGCTTCGGCCGCCATGCTGGCGATCAGGCAGCGCAGGCTGTTCGAGTCATAGGCTTTGTCGGCCAGGACCCGGCGCGGGGAAAGGCCTTCGAGGAGGGCTGGGGCGAGTGGTGCGTCGCCGCGCTGCCCCGGCGTGAGGATCAACCTGAGCGGGCGGCCTAGCGCATCGACGGCCATATGGATCTTGGTCGTCAGTCCTCCTCTGGAACGCCCCAGAGCCTGCTCCCCCCTTTTTGGCCGCCCCCCTTGCCGGTGGCCGCCTGCTGGTGAGCCCGCACGAGACTGGAGTCGAGGCTGACATAGTCATTGTCGGGATCGGCGATGAGATGAGCGAAGACACGCTCCCACACACCGGCCTTCGCCCATCGCGTGAAGCGCTTGTGAACGCTCTTCCACTTGCCGTAGCGCTCCGGCAGGTCGTGCCAATGCGCACCGGATCGCAGGACCCACAACACGCCGTTGACGAAGGTGAGATTATCCGCTCCGGACCGGCCTGGATCGCCAGCCCTGCCGGGCAACAGATCCTCAACCCGCATCCATTGTTCACGGCTCAGCTCGTACCGCTTCGGCTTCGGCATCATCGGCCTCCAGATCAACGAATCCGGAAACCCATGAATCACGCATCAATCACGATTTGAATCCTGAATGTCGATTGGCCCTAGAAGGTTCGGAGGCCCACCGAAGCATCCTTCGAGGCGCCGCTTCGCGGCTCCTCAGGATGAGGGCTGTGTTTTCAAACGGAGCCCGAGGGGGGCTCAGCCGCCCTGCTGCTCCAGCGCCTGCCGGACCAGCCTGTGGAATCCGTAGACGTCGTCGAAGCGGGTGATCCGGCCGTCCTCGCCGACGACGATGGTGTTGTAGACGAGGTGGATCGGCAGGGGTTGCGGCAGGTTGATGCGGCGCTCGCCCGAGCCGATCAGGCGCTTCAGCCGCTCATGCGTCCATTCCGGGCCGAGCACCTGATCGGCCAGCGCGAAAGGGTTCTCGACGCGGACGCAGCCATGGCTGAGCGCGCGCCTGTCGCGGGCGAAGAGGCGGCGATTCGGCGTGTCGTGCAGATAGACCGCGTGTTCATTCGGGAACATGAACTTGATCCAGCCGAGCGCGTTGCGCTCGCCCGGCGGCTGGCGCACCGAAATGCCGCCACCCTTGGTGCGGGTCACGACATAGCCGCGCTTGGCGGCATATTCCGGATCGGCGGCGAGGCCCGGCAGGAACTCCTTCCTCAGGATCGAGGGCGGCACATACCAGGACGGGTTGACGATGACATGGTCCATCTTGTGCGAGAAGATCGGCGTTGCCGATTCCGGCTTGCCGATGATGGCGCGGGTCTCGTGAACAACCCTGCCGGAGCGGATGACGCGCACGCGCATCTCGGGGATATTGGCCATGATGTGGTCGGTGCCGAGATCGGGCGGCAGCCAGCGCCAGCGCTCCATCTGAGCGATGATGTCCTCTTCGCCCTGGGCGCTGGCCGGCTTGCCGAGCGCGGCGAGCGTACGCTCGCTCAGGATGCCGTTGGCCGGCAGGCCGGCCTTCTTCTGGAAGTCGGTCAAGGCCAGCGCGGTCGAGCGGTCGAAGACCGGCTCCTCGCTGGGCCCGAGGCCGAGGCGGGCGCGCACCAGCGGGACGCGCTCATCGCGCATGCCGAGCTTGAGCGGCGGGCCGGCGGGGATGCGCACCAGCGGCGTGTCGTCGAGATGCTCGCGCATCTCCGCGAGCTTGGCCTTCAGGCGGCGGTAGCCCTCATGCGGCGGATTATAGGCGGCGAGAACGGTGCCGGCGTCGGTGGCGCCGGCAAGCTCCGAGAGAACTTCGGTCGCGGAAGGCAGGTAGAGCGTCGGCGTGATCAGCTTCGAGAGCTGGCGCGGGTTGAGGCGGCCGCCGCGGGCGTCGCGGGCATAGAGCACGGCGATGGCCGAGAGGCGGATATCGGCTTCGGCGAGCTTGGCCCTGTCGCTCGCCTCGAAGACGGGCAAGGCGTAGTCGTTCGGGCGCAAGCCATCCTCGCCGGCGCGGCCAAGCTGCGTCGCGATGCTTTTTCCGGCCTCGTTCCAGCCCTTGGCGCCGATCCAGAAGGGGCGGTTCTCATTGGCCTGATAGGCGGCGGCGATCTCGTTGCGTTCGCGCTCGCCGAGGCGGCGCAGCGTCAGCGCCTCCGGCAGGGCGGCCGCGATGGCGGCAGAGAATTCCGAGCCCGGCGGCAATTCGACGGCGACCTTCGGGATTTCCGGCAGGGGCACCAGCGGCTCGACGGTGCGCAGCGGCCCGGCCTGCGGGGCAGCCTGGACCGGTTCCGGCGATTTGACGACGGGCGTCAGGGCGGGGTCGGCCTCCGGCATCTCGATCGCGGGAATATCGAGCGTGACCGCTTCCTCGGTGATGTCGAGCGGGGCGGCGGCATCCTGCTTCGTCGGGTCCTGCGGGCGGCTGCCGGGCGTGACCGTGCCGGTGACGATCTCGGCATCGGGGGAATGAGCCGGCGCGGTCGCAGCCTGCGCGGCGGGAGCCGGCGGAGCGATATCGGACAGGCTCAGCTCCGGCTGCTCGGGCAACGGAATGCCGAGCGTCGCATCGGTTTCGAGAGGGGTCTCGGCGCGGAGCGGGAGGCATCCCAGGATGATAGCCAGGGCGGATGCCGAGGTCAGTTTCGCCCACTGGCGAGGACGCATGGTCGCTATCCCGATTGCTGCCGAACCCCGCCATTCCTGCGTGACTCGGCTGGTTGAGACAAGATGCGGCGGTGCAACAGACCGCCTCATTCGGTTAGTTGCAGATCACGCCGCGTCGGTTTCATCGCCGTTCGTTTCGCTCTCGATCAGCCCGTAATCCTTGAGCTTGCGGTAGAGCGTCGAGCGGCCGATGCCGAGCTTGCGCGAGACCTCGGACATGTGCCCGCGGTAATGCGCGAGCGCGAAGGTGATGATCTCGCGTTCGAGATCGTCGAGCTTGCGCATGTCGGAGCCGGCGACGAGGTCGAGCGCGTTGGGATCGCGCACCGGCATCTGGATGATGCGCGGGGGCGGCTCGCCTTGAGCCTCGGAGCGGGCGAGCGGGGCGGGGGCCGGCGGAATGCGGACCTCATAACCGTCCATCTGCGCGGCGATCTGCGGGAATTCGGTGGTGTCGAGCTCGGGGCCGTCGGCCAGCACGACTGCGCGAAAAACGGCGTTCTCCAACTGGCGGACATTGCCCGGCCAGTCATAGCCGGTGATCAGGGCGGCCGCCTCGGCCGTGAGCCCGGTGAGCTTGCGGCCTTCTTCCGCGGCGAAACGGGCGAGGAAGCCGCGCGCGAGATCGGCGATGTCCTCGCGGCGCTGGCGCAAGGGCGGCAGCGTGATCGGGAAGACGTTGAGGCGGTAATAGAGGTCCTCGCGGAATTCGCCGCGCTTGACCTGGTCGAGCAGGCTCTTGTTGGTGGCCGAGATCAGGCGGATATCGACGCGCACAGACTTCTTGCCGCCGACGGGATCGACCTCGCCTTCCTGGATGGCGCGCAGCAATTTGACCTGCGCATCGAGCGGCAATTCGCCGACCTCGTCGAGGAAGAGCGTGCCGCCATTGGCCTCGACGAACTTGCCCAGATGGCGCTCGGTCGCGCCGGTGAAGGCGCCCTTCTCATGGCCGAAGAGGATGGATTCGACGAGATTGTGCGGGATGGCGCCGCAATTCACGGTGACGAAGGGCTTGCCCTTGCGGTCGCTGGAGCCCTGGATCGCGCGTGCCAGAACCTCCTTCCCGACGCCGGACTCGCCTTCGATCAGGATCGGGATGTTCGATTTCGCGGCGCGCTCGGCCAGCCTGACGACGCGGGCCATGTCCGGGCTCTTGGTCGCGAGATCGCGGAAGCCCAGCGTGTTGGAGGCGCGGCGCTTGATATGGCGCAGTTCATGTTCGAGCGCGCCGAGCTTCAGCGCATTACGCAGCGAGACCTGCAGGCGCTCGGCGCCGACGGGCTTCACCACGAAATCGACGGCGCCGGCCCGCATCGCCGAGACGACGGTCTCGATCGAGCCGTTGGCGGTCTGGACGATGACGGGGATCTCGATCCCGCGCTCGCGCAACGCCGCCAGCACGCCCATGCCGTCGAGACCGGGCATGTTGAGGTCGAGGACGATCGCGCTGAAACGCTCGCCCTCGGGCAGGCCGAGCAGGGAGAGCGCGGCCTCGCCATTGTCCGCGCTCGCGACATCGTAGCCGAAGCGCTTGAGCATCGCGTCGAGCAGGCGGCGCTGGACGGGATCGTCGTCGACGATGAGGACGGTGTCGGT includes:
- a CDS encoding L,D-transpeptidase family protein; the encoded protein is MRPRQWAKLTSASALAIILGCLPLRAETPLETDATLGIPLPEQPELSLSDIAPPAPAAQAATAPAHSPDAEIVTGTVTPGSRPQDPTKQDAAAPLDITEEAVTLDIPAIEMPEADPALTPVVKSPEPVQAAPQAGPLRTVEPLVPLPEIPKVAVELPPGSEFSAAIAAALPEALTLRRLGERERNEIAAAYQANENRPFWIGAKGWNEAGKSIATQLGRAGEDGLRPNDYALPVFEASDRAKLAEADIRLSAIAVLYARDARGGRLNPRQLSKLITPTLYLPSATEVLSELAGATDAGTVLAAYNPPHEGYRRLKAKLAEMREHLDDTPLVRIPAGPPLKLGMRDERVPLVRARLGLGPSEEPVFDRSTALALTDFQKKAGLPANGILSERTLAALGKPASAQGEEDIIAQMERWRWLPPDLGTDHIMANIPEMRVRVIRSGRVVHETRAIIGKPESATPIFSHKMDHVIVNPSWYVPPSILRKEFLPGLAADPEYAAKRGYVVTRTKGGGISVRQPPGERNALGWIKFMFPNEHAVYLHDTPNRRLFARDRRALSHGCVRVENPFALADQVLGPEWTHERLKRLIGSGERRINLPQPLPIHLVYNTIVVGEDGRITRFDDVYGFHRLVRQALEQQGG
- a CDS encoding sigma-54 dependent transcriptional regulator yields the protein MTDTVLIVDDDPVQRRLLDAMLKRFGYDVASADNGEAALSLLGLPEGERFSAIVLDLNMPGLDGMGVLAALRERGIEIPVIVQTANGSIETVVSAMRAGAVDFVVKPVGAERLQVSLRNALKLGALEHELRHIKRRASNTLGFRDLATKSPDMARVVRLAERAAKSNIPILIEGESGVGKEVLARAIQGSSDRKGKPFVTVNCGAIPHNLVESILFGHEKGAFTGATERHLGKFVEANGGTLFLDEVGELPLDAQVKLLRAIQEGEVDPVGGKKSVRVDIRLISATNKSLLDQVKRGEFREDLYYRLNVFPITLPPLRQRREDIADLARGFLARFAAEEGRKLTGLTAEAAALITGYDWPGNVRQLENAVFRAVVLADGPELDTTEFPQIAAQMDGYEVRIPPAPAPLARSEAQGEPPPRIIQMPVRDPNALDLVAGSDMRKLDDLEREIITFALAHYRGHMSEVSRKLGIGRSTLYRKLKDYGLIESETNGDETDAA